One region of Gossypium raimondii isolate GPD5lz chromosome 6, ASM2569854v1, whole genome shotgun sequence genomic DNA includes:
- the LOC105784736 gene encoding cytosolic sulfotransferase 5, whose product MDSSSDFTESMLDQLPMERFWDIPLYQWDGFWYRSYHLQATMALRSQYIARDDDIILASPMKTGTTWLKALCFSILQKDGNAARLNGETVGKTEEDDPRHIRDPLVDNHPAVYVQTLEVQVFTAKPPPDVSAMESPRLFHTHLPYTALPDSIKTSNCKLVYITRNPKDTLVSMWHFFNKLRTPEQGPYPFEQAFESFINGVSHFGPFFDHVLQYWNQSLKSPNKILFLKYEDLKKDPKGEVKKLASFLGKPFNNEKEVEDVIWRCSLERLKNLEVNKNGIDPWVGMQNSAFFRSGIVGDWKNIMSEELSERLDQITRQKLKDSGLHLEI is encoded by the coding sequence ATGGATTCTTCTTCTGATTTCACCGAATCAATGCTAGATCAGCTCCCTATGGAAAGATTTTGGGACATTCCTTTGTACCAATGGGATGGATTTTGGTACAGATCTTATCATCTCCAAGCAACAATGGCTCTTCGTTCCCAGTACATCGCACGCGACGACGACATCATCCTCGCATCCCCCATGAAAACCGGCACCACTTGGCTCAAAGCCCTTTGTTTTTCCATCCTTCAAAAGGACGGAAACGCCGCTCGCCTTAATGGAGAAACGGTAGGCAAGACCGAGGAAGACGATCCCCGTCACATCCGAGACCCGCTCGTCGACAACCATCCCGCCGTCTACGTTCAAACCTTGGAAGTTCAAGTTTTCACGGCGAAACCACCTCCGGATGTTTCGGCTATGGAGTCCCCAAGGCTTTTCCACACTCACTTACCCTACACAGCATTACCGGACTCCATTAAAACCTCCAACTGCAAGCTTGTTTACATAACAAGGAACCCTAAAGACACGTTGGTCTCCATGTGGCACTTCTTCAATAAACTCCGAACACCAGAACAAGGTCCATACCCTTTTGAACAAGCATTCGAGTCCTTCATCAATGGCGTTTCACATTTCGGTCCATTTTTCGACCACGTTTTACAGTACTGGAACCAAAGCTTGAAATCCCCCAACAAGATACTGTTCTTAAAGTACGAAGACCTCAAAAAGGACCCCAAAGGTGAGGTTAAGAAACTGGCTTCGTTCCTTGGAAAACCATTCAATAATGAGAAAGAGGTTGAAGACGTAATATGGAGGTGCAGCTTGGAGAGGCTGAAGAACTTGGAGGTGAACAAGAATGGGATCGACCCTTGGGTTGGGATGCAAAACAGTGCATTCTTCAGGTCTGGAATTGTTGGAGATTGGAAAAACATTATGAGTGAAGAGTTGAGCGAGCGTTTGGATCAAATCACGAGGCAGAAATTAAAGGATTCTGGGCTTCACCTTGAGATATGA
- the LOC105784720 gene encoding dnaJ protein homolog, which produces MFGRAPKKSDNSKYYEILGVSKNASQDDLKKAYRKAAIKNHPDKGGDPEKFKELAQAYEVLSDPEKREIYDQYGEDALKEGMGSGGGGHDPFDIFQSFFGGNPFGAGGSSRGRRQRRGEDVIHPLKVSLEDLYNGTSKKLSLSRNVICSKCKGKGSKSGASMKCSGCQGSGMKVSIRHLGPSMIQQMQHPCNECKGTGETINDKDRCPQCKGDKVVQEKKVLEVIVEKGMQNGQRITFPGEADEAPDTVTGDIVFVLQQKDHPKFKRKGDDLFVEHTLALTEALCGFQFILTHLDGRQLLIKTQPGEVVKPDQFKAINDEGMPIYQRPFMRGKLFIHFTVDFPDSLTPDQCKALEAVLPPKASVQLTDMELDECEETTMHDVNIEEEMRRKQAQAQQEAYEEDEDMHGGAQRVQCAQQ; this is translated from the exons atgTTTGGGAGAGCACCGAAGAAAAGCGATAATTCCAAATACTATGAGATTTTGGGAGTATCGAAAAACGCTTCCCAAGATGATCTAAAGAAAGCTTATAGAAAAGCCGCTATTAAGAATCATCCCGATAAAGGCGGCGATCCTGAAAAG TTTAAAGAGTTGGCTCAAGCTTATGAGGTGCTGAGTGACCCGGAGAAGCGTGAGATTTATGATCAGTATGGTGAGGACGCCCTTAAAGAAGGGATGGGCAGCGGTGGCGGTGGCCATGACCCTTTCGATATCTTCCAGTCTTTCTTTGGTGGCAATCCTTTTGGTG CTGGTGGAAGCAGCCGAGGCAGAAGACAAAGAAGGGGGGAGGATGTAATCCATCCCCTCAAGGTATCATTGGAAGATCTCTACAATGGAACATCGAAAAAGCTTTCTCTTTCACGAAACGTAATCTGCTCCAAGTGCAAGGG TAAAGGGTCTAAATCTGGTGCATCAATGAAATGTTCCGGTTGTCAAGGGTCAGGAATGAAAGTCTCCATCCGGCACCTCGGTCCTTCCATGATCCAACAAATGCAGCATCCTTGCAATGAGTGCAAGGGTACTGGTGAAACCATCAACGATAAGGATCGTTGCCCACAATGCAAAGGTGATAAGGTTGTGCAAGAGAAGAAAGTCTTGGAGGTTATTGTTGAGAAGGGTATGCAGAATGGACAAAGGATTACTTTCCCAGGAGAAGCTGATGAAGCG CCCGATACGGTTACTGGGGACATTGTATTCGTCCTGCAACAGAAAGATCATCCTAAATTTAAACGAAAGGGTGATGACTTATTTGTAGAGCATACATTGGCACTTACTGAGGCCCTTTGTGGCTTTCAGTTCATACTGACTCACTTAGATGGCAGACAACTTCTCATTAAAACCCAACCTGGGGAAGTCGTTAAGCCTG ATCAATTCAAAGCAATAAACGATGAAGGAATGCCGATTTATCAGAGGCCATTTATGAGAGGTAAACTCTTCATTCACTTCACTGTTGACTTCCCTGACTCGTTGACCCCAGACCAATGCAAGGCACTAGAGGCTGTGCTTCCTCCCAAGGCATCGGTTCAGCTGACTGACATGGAGCTGGATGAGTGCGAGGAAACAACCATGCATGATGTTAACATTGAGGAAGAGATGCGTAGGAAACAGGCTCAAGCTCAACAGGAAGCTTATGAGGAAGATGAGGACATGCATGGTGGTGCGCAGAGAGTACAATGCGCTCAGCAATGA